Genomic window (Streptomyces sp. NBC_00078):
GGTCTCGCCCGCCCTGGCGGCCCACCGCGGACAATTGCTCGAGGAGGAGGCTGCGGAGGTCGCCGAGGTCTCGGTCACGGGCCCGCTCGACAAGCTGGCACACGAACTGGCCGATGTCGTCTACGTCGCCTACGGCACGGCCCTGGTCCACGGCGTCGACCTCGACGCCGTGATCGCCGAGATCCACCGCTCCAACATGACCAAGCTGGGCCCCGACGGCCTGGTCGCCCGCAGAGCCGACGGCAAGGTCCTCAAGGGCGAGCACTACGAGGCACCGGACGTGTCGGCGGTGCTGCGCCGGCAGGGGTGGGTGCCCGACGGCGCGTGATCCCGCGGCGTGCCCGCGGCGCCGTCAGTCCCGTCCCACCGACACGCTCGCTTCCGCCGCCCGGGAGGCGTCCGTACGGGCCGCCCGGCGCTCGCTCAGGCGCCGGGCCAGCGGCTCCGTGTAGCGCGCGGTGAGGGGGCCGAGGACGACCAGAATGAGGACGTAGGCCGTGGCCAGCGGGCCCAGGGACGGCTCGATCCCGGCACTCACCGCAAGCCCGGCGATGACGATCGAGAACTCGCCGCGTGCCACCAGCGCCCCGCCCGCACGCCAGCGGCCCCCGACCGAGATCCCGGCCCGCCGAGCCGCCCAGTATCCGGTGGCGATCTTCGTCGCCGCCGTGAGCAGAGCCAGCGCGAGCGCGGGCAGCAGTACGGGCGGGATGCTCGCCGGGTCGGTGTGCAGCCCGAAGAACACGAAGAAGACCGCGGCGAACAGGTCACGCAGCGGGCTCAGCAGGATGTGCGCGCCCTCCGCGACCTCCCCCGACAGTGCGATGCCGACGAGGAAGGCACCGACCGCGGCCGACACCTGGAGCTGCTGCGCGAGGCCCGCGACCAGGATCGTCAGACCCAGCACGACGAGCAGCAGCTTCTCCGGGTCGTCGTTGGAGACGAACCGCGAGATGACGCGTCCGTAGCGCACGGCCACGAAGAGGACCAGCCCGGCCGCCCCCAGCGCGACGGTCAGCGTCACGCTCCCGGCCAGCAGCCCGGCCCCGGCCACCAGCGCCGTCACGATGGGCAGGTACACCGCCATCGCGAGGTCCTCCAGCACGAGCACGCTGAGGATCACCGGGGTCTCCCGGTTGCCGACCCGGCCCAGGTCGCCGAGCACCTTCGCGATGACACCGGACGACGAGATCCAGGTGACACCGGCCAGCACCACGGCGGCCACCGGCCCCCAGCCGAGCAGCAGTGCCGCGACCGCGCCCGGCACGGCGTTGAGCGCGCAGTCGACCAGGCCCGACGGATAGTGCGCCTTGAGGTTGGTGACCAGGTCACCGGCCGAGTACTCCAGGCCCAGCATCAACAGCAGCAGAATGACGCCTATCTCGGCGCCGATGGCGACGAACTCCTCGCTGGCCCCGAGAGGCAGCAGACCGCCCTCCCCGAAGGCCAGCCCGGCCAGCAGGTACAGCGGGATGGGGGAGAGCTGGAAGCGGCCCGCGGCCCGGCCGAGGAGGCCGAGGCCGAGAAGGATGGAACCGAACTCGATCAACAACACGGCGGAGTGCACCCGTTCACTCCCGCCCGAGTATCGCCGCGGCGGCGTCCACGCCCTCGCGGGTGCCGACGACGATGACGATGTCAGCGCCCGCCAGCCGGAAGTCCGGCGTCGGCGACGGTATGGCCTCGGCCCGGCGCAGCACCGCCACCACGGAGGCCCCCGTCTCGGTCCGCATCCGTGTGTCGCCGAGCACCCGCCCGTTCCAGCGCGAGGCCGTGGCCACCTCGATCCGCTCGGCGACCAGGCCCAGGTCGGAGGTGTACAGCAGGCTCGCGCTGTGGTGGGACGGCCTCAGCGCGTCGATCAGGGCGCCCGCCTCGGAGCCGGTCAGCCGCAGCGACTGCGCACAGGACTCGGGATCGTCGGCCCGGTACACGTTCACCGTGCGCGCGCCGTCGCGGTGCGCCACCACGGACAGATGGCGTTGGTCGCGGGTCACCAGGTCGTATTGGACCCCGATGCCCGGCAGCGGCGTCGCCCTCAGTCGTGGCGCAGACACGTTTCTCTCCTTGTTCCGGTTGTTCCGGTTGTTCCGTTGGCACGGTCGTGGTCTGCCGGTGATCAGCCCCGGCCCGTTGGCATGCTTCCATCCGCCCGTACGGTGGCGACATGGGTGACGTGACGGATATACGCGGCCGGGGGCCTACGGCGAGGCTGGCCGAAGCCATGCCGGGATCACCTGTGAGGAGAGGCAGGACCGTGTCGCTGTTCTGGCGGATCTTCTCCCTCAACGCCGCGGGCCTGATCGCTGCCGCAGCCCTGCTGCTGGGCCCGGTCACCGTCTCGACCCCAGTCCTGCCCGCCGAGGCGCTGGTCGTCGGCGTGGGTCTGGCAGCGCTACTGGCCGGCAACGCGATCGTGCTGCGCCTCGGACTCGCTCCGCTACGACGGCTCGGCCGGGCCATGGCCACCGCGGATCTGCTGCGCCCCGGTGCCCGCGCGGTCGTCGCCGGTCCGGCGGAGGCGACCGAGCTGATCACCACGTACAACACGATGCTCGACCGGCTCGAGAGCGAACGCGCGGCCGGCGCCGCCCGTGCCCTGTCCGCACAGGAGCGCGAGCGGCAGCGGATCGCCCGCGAACTCCACGACGAGGTCGGCCAGACCCTGACCGCCGTGCTCCTCCAGCTCAAGCGGGTCGCCGACCGGGCGCCCGAGGAGCTGCGCGGTGAGCTGGGCCAGGCACAGGAGGCGACCCGGGCGGGCCTGGACGAGATCCGCCGCATCGCCCGTCGGCTGCGTCCCGGAGTCCTCGAGGAACTCGGCCTGGTCAGCGCCCTGCGCTCGCTCGCTGCCGAGTTCACCACACACGGACTGACGGTGCGCCACCACGTCCCTGGCGGCCTGCCCACGCTCACCGAGGAGTCGGAACTGGTGGTCTACCGCGTCGCCCAGGAAGGGCTCACCAACACCGCACGGCACTCCGGCGCCGACCGCGCCGAGGTCCGGCTCGGGCCGGTCGCCGACGGCGTCGAACTCCTTGTGCGCGACAACGGCAAGGGCCTCGGTACGGCCGCGGAGGGCGCCGGAATACGCGGCATGCGCGAACGCGCGCTGCTCATAGGCGCCGGCCTCTCGCTCGAACCGGGCCCTGAGGAGGGCACCGACGTCCGCCTGCGCATACCGGTCACCGCGGGCGGCCGCCGATGACGTCCCCAACGATCACGTCCCCGCCGCCGACGTCCCCCGCGCGCGTGCTGCTCGCCGACGACCACGCGCTCGTACGCCAGGGAGTGCGCCTCATCCTGGACGGCGAGCCGGATCTGACGGTCGTCGCCGAGGCCGGGGACGGGGCCCAGGCGGTGGAGCTGGCACGCGCGCGTGAGGTCGATCTGGCCGTCCTGGACATCGCCATGCCCCGCATGACCGGCCTCCAGGCGGCCCGAGAGCTCTCCCGCCGCCTGCCCGGCCTGCGCATCCTCGTCCTGACGATGTACGACAACGAGCAGTACTTCTTCGAGGCCCTCAAGGCCGGCGCCAGCGGCTACGTCCTGAAGTCCGCCGCCGACCGCGACCTGGTCGGGGCATGCCGGGCGGCCGTGCGCGACGAACCGTTCGTGTACCCCGGAGCCGAGCGGGCCCTCGTCCGCTCCTACCTGGACCGTCTGCACCGGGGAGAGGACCTGCCCGCGCGCGCGGTCACCGAACGCGAGGAGGAGATCCTCAAACTGGTCGCCGAGGGGCACACCTCGAAGGAGATCGGCGAGCTGCTCTTCATCAGCGCGAAGACGGTCGAGCGCCACCGCGCGAACCTGCTGCACAAACTCGGCATGCGCGACCGCCTGGAGCTCACCCGCTACGCGATCCGCGCGGGCCTCATCGAGCCATGAGCCCCTGGTTGTCCACAGGCCGACCTGAGGCACTCCCGGCACCGCCTACCCTTGTCACATGAGCAGCATCGACCGGAGCCAGGCAGTGGGCGTGAAGACCTACGAAGTCCGCACCTACGGGTGCCAGATGAACGTCCACGACTCCGAGCGGTTGTCCGGACTGCTGGAGCAGGCCGGATACGTACGCGCACCCGAGGGCGCCGACGGTGACGCGGACGTCGTCGTCTTCAACACCTGCGCGGTCCGCGAGAACGCGGACAACCGGCTGTACGGCAACCTCGGCCGCCTCGCCCCGATGAAGACGAAGCGGCCCGGCATGCAGATCGCGGTCGGCGGGTGTCTCGCGCAGAAGGACCAGGACACCATCGTGAAGAGGGCGCCCTGGGTGGACGTCGTCTTCGGCACGCACAACATCGGCAAGCTGCCGGTCCTGCTGGAGCGGGCGCGTGTGCAGGAAGAGGCCCAGGTCGAGATCGCCGAGTCCCTGGAGGCGTTCCCGTCGACCCTGCCGACGCGGCGCGAGAGCGCGTACGCGGCGTGGGTGTCGATCTCCGTCGGCTGCAACAACACCTGCACCTTCTGCATCGTCCCCGCCCTGCGCGGCAAGGAGAAGGACCGTCGCACCGGTGACATCCTCGCCGAGATCGAGGCCCTGGTCGGCGAGGGCGTCTCCGAGATCACGCTGCTCGGTCAGAACGTCAACGCGTACGGCTCCGACATCGGTGACCGTGAGGCCTTCAGCAAGCTGCTGCGCGCGTGCGGCACCATCGAGGGCCTGGAGCGGGTCCGCTTCACCTCCCCGCATCCGCGCGACTTCACGGACG
Coding sequences:
- a CDS encoding response regulator transcription factor, whose amino-acid sequence is MTSPTITSPPPTSPARVLLADDHALVRQGVRLILDGEPDLTVVAEAGDGAQAVELARAREVDLAVLDIAMPRMTGLQAARELSRRLPGLRILVLTMYDNEQYFFEALKAGASGYVLKSAADRDLVGACRAAVRDEPFVYPGAERALVRSYLDRLHRGEDLPARAVTEREEEILKLVAEGHTSKEIGELLFISAKTVERHRANLLHKLGMRDRLELTRYAIRAGLIEP
- a CDS encoding sensor histidine kinase, producing the protein MSLFWRIFSLNAAGLIAAAALLLGPVTVSTPVLPAEALVVGVGLAALLAGNAIVLRLGLAPLRRLGRAMATADLLRPGARAVVAGPAEATELITTYNTMLDRLESERAAGAARALSAQERERQRIARELHDEVGQTLTAVLLQLKRVADRAPEELRGELGQAQEATRAGLDEIRRIARRLRPGVLEELGLVSALRSLAAEFTTHGLTVRHHVPGGLPTLTEESELVVYRVAQEGLTNTARHSGADRAEVRLGPVADGVELLVRDNGKGLGTAAEGAGIRGMRERALLIGAGLSLEPGPEEGTDVRLRIPVTAGGRR
- the miaB gene encoding tRNA (N6-isopentenyl adenosine(37)-C2)-methylthiotransferase MiaB yields the protein MSSIDRSQAVGVKTYEVRTYGCQMNVHDSERLSGLLEQAGYVRAPEGADGDADVVVFNTCAVRENADNRLYGNLGRLAPMKTKRPGMQIAVGGCLAQKDQDTIVKRAPWVDVVFGTHNIGKLPVLLERARVQEEAQVEIAESLEAFPSTLPTRRESAYAAWVSISVGCNNTCTFCIVPALRGKEKDRRTGDILAEIEALVGEGVSEITLLGQNVNAYGSDIGDREAFSKLLRACGTIEGLERVRFTSPHPRDFTDDVIAAMAETPNVMPQLHMPMQSGSDTVLKAMRRSYRQERYLGIIEKVRAAIPHAAITTDIIVGFPGETEEDFEQTLHAVREARFAQAFTFQYSKRPGTPAATMDNQIPKEVVQARYERLVAVQEEISWEENKKQVGRTLELMVAEGEGRKDGATHRLSGRAPDNRLVHFTKPEQEVRPGDVVTVGITYAAPHHLLAEGAVLDVRRTRAGDAWEKRNSAEAAKPVGVMLGLPKIGAPEPLPVATGSGCGCD
- a CDS encoding cation:proton antiporter regulatory subunit — encoded protein: MSAPRLRATPLPGIGVQYDLVTRDQRHLSVVAHRDGARTVNVYRADDPESCAQSLRLTGSEAGALIDALRPSHHSASLLYTSDLGLVAERIEVATASRWNGRVLGDTRMRTETGASVVAVLRRAEAIPSPTPDFRLAGADIVIVVGTREGVDAAAAILGRE
- a CDS encoding MazG nucleotide pyrophosphohydrolase domain-containing protein, with the protein product MSSSPADLVRQFHLAVGLAVRGTPTEVSPALAAHRGQLLEEEAAEVAEVSVTGPLDKLAHELADVVYVAYGTALVHGVDLDAVIAEIHRSNMTKLGPDGLVARRADGKVLKGEHYEAPDVSAVLRRQGWVPDGA
- a CDS encoding cation:proton antiporter gives rise to the protein MHSAVLLIEFGSILLGLGLLGRAAGRFQLSPIPLYLLAGLAFGEGGLLPLGASEEFVAIGAEIGVILLLLMLGLEYSAGDLVTNLKAHYPSGLVDCALNAVPGAVAALLLGWGPVAAVVLAGVTWISSSGVIAKVLGDLGRVGNRETPVILSVLVLEDLAMAVYLPIVTALVAGAGLLAGSVTLTVALGAAGLVLFVAVRYGRVISRFVSNDDPEKLLLVVLGLTILVAGLAQQLQVSAAVGAFLVGIALSGEVAEGAHILLSPLRDLFAAVFFVFFGLHTDPASIPPVLLPALALALLTAATKIATGYWAARRAGISVGGRWRAGGALVARGEFSIVIAGLAVSAGIEPSLGPLATAYVLILVVLGPLTARYTEPLARRLSERRAARTDASRAAEASVSVGRD